Proteins encoded within one genomic window of Halorussus salilacus:
- a CDS encoding Gfo/Idh/MocA family protein gives MSSSKEPVRVGFVGLGNIGHYHADRIVDLAGVDIVGGVDINPDARARFAEKYGVESFESYEDLFTGDVDAVVVTTPNKFHEEYAVAALETGVDVLLEKPLAHSLESAERIAEAARNADSFCMVGFHNRFRNPVEVVKGYQDDGRFGETRHVEANYVRRRGIPGRGSWFTNREIAGGGALIDIGVHAIDLALHFHDFPRVEEVSGTIRSQFGTREDYAYLEMWGDDAQSGEFSVDDSVSAFLRCEGGKTIALEVAWAANRSPDEEFVVRGTEAGACFDKADDSLTLYETGRQGTDHFSDSTIETRHEDPHKAEQRAFFDAVRAGVAPSRNTVEQGLEVQRVIDAIYRSNEEGRAIRLD, from the coding sequence ATGTCTAGTTCGAAAGAGCCGGTTCGAGTCGGATTCGTCGGATTGGGGAACATCGGTCACTACCACGCCGACCGGATCGTGGACCTCGCGGGAGTGGACATCGTCGGCGGCGTCGACATCAACCCCGACGCCCGGGCCCGGTTCGCCGAGAAGTACGGGGTGGAGTCGTTCGAGAGCTACGAGGACCTCTTTACCGGGGACGTCGACGCGGTCGTGGTCACGACGCCGAACAAGTTCCACGAGGAGTACGCGGTCGCCGCGCTCGAGACCGGGGTCGACGTGCTGTTGGAGAAGCCCCTCGCCCACTCGCTCGAAAGCGCCGAGCGCATCGCGGAGGCCGCGCGGAACGCCGACAGCTTCTGCATGGTCGGGTTCCACAACCGGTTTCGCAACCCCGTCGAGGTCGTCAAGGGCTACCAGGACGACGGCCGGTTCGGCGAGACCCGTCACGTCGAGGCCAACTACGTCCGGCGGCGCGGGATTCCGGGCCGGGGGTCGTGGTTCACGAACCGCGAGATAGCGGGCGGGGGCGCGCTCATCGACATCGGCGTCCACGCCATCGACCTCGCGCTCCACTTCCACGACTTCCCGAGGGTCGAGGAGGTCTCGGGGACGATTCGCTCGCAGTTCGGCACGCGAGAGGACTACGCCTATCTGGAGATGTGGGGCGACGACGCCCAGTCCGGGGAGTTCAGCGTCGACGACTCGGTCAGCGCGTTCCTGCGTTGCGAGGGCGGCAAGACCATCGCGCTCGAAGTCGCGTGGGCCGCCAACCGCTCGCCCGACGAGGAGTTCGTGGTCCGGGGCACCGAGGCTGGCGCGTGCTTCGACAAGGCCGACGACTCGCTGACCCTCTACGAGACGGGGCGACAGGGCACCGACCACTTCTCGGACTCGACCATCGAGACCCGCCACGAGGACCCCCACAAGGCCGAACAGCGGGCGTTCTTCGACGCGGTCCGGGCCGGGGTCGCCCCCTCGCGGAACACGGTCGAGCAGGGCCTCGAAGTCCAGCGCGTCATCGACGCCATCTACCGCTCGAACGAGGAAGGCCGGGCGATTCGGCTGGACTGA